In the Campylobacter sp. RM6914 genome, one interval contains:
- the purS gene encoding phosphoribosylformylglycinamidine synthase subunit PurS — MKAVINIALKNGVLDPAGKATEHALSSLGFANVSNVRIGKQVVLDIDATDKEEAKKQLKTMCEELLANTVIEDFEIVL, encoded by the coding sequence ATGAAAGCAGTTATAAATATAGCACTAAAAAACGGGGTCTTAGACCCTGCCGGCAAGGCAACAGAACATGCTCTTAGCTCACTAGGTTTTGCAAATGTATCTAATGTACGTATCGGAAAACAAGTTGTTTTAGATATAGACGCAACAGATAAAGAAGAGGCAAAAAAACAGCTTAAAACAATGTGTGAAGAGCTACTAGCAAATACCGTAATCGAAGATTTTGAGATAGTGCTATGA
- the purC gene encoding phosphoribosylaminoimidazolesuccinocarboxamide synthase, with product MEKRELIYEGKGKKMYATDDANLLIAEFKDDLTAFNAQKRGKEDGKGALNNKISTQLFKILKEKGIATHLVETLSDTEQLVKKCEIVPIEVVVRNIATGSLSKRLGLKEGMVLPFTLVEFYYKNDELNDPIVTDEHCLVMGLVKSEKDLETLRHIAREINSILFKFFEAKGLKLVDFKVEFGIDKDGNILLADEISPDSCRFWDAQTNEKLDKDRFRQGIGEVKVAYEEVLRRILS from the coding sequence ATGGAAAAGAGAGAGTTGATTTACGAAGGTAAAGGCAAAAAGATGTATGCAACCGATGACGCAAATTTGCTCATCGCTGAATTTAAAGACGATTTGACCGCATTTAATGCTCAAAAAAGAGGTAAAGAAGACGGTAAAGGCGCCTTAAATAATAAAATAAGCACACAACTTTTTAAAATTTTAAAAGAAAAAGGCATAGCGACTCACCTTGTTGAAACACTTAGCGACACAGAGCAGCTTGTTAAAAAATGTGAAATAGTTCCTATAGAAGTTGTTGTTAGAAATATAGCAACCGGCTCTCTTTCAAAACGCCTTGGACTAAAAGAAGGCATGGTTTTACCGTTTACATTAGTTGAATTTTATTATAAAAATGACGAACTAAACGATCCTATCGTAACTGACGAACATTGTCTTGTTATGGGTCTTGTAAAAAGCGAAAAAGATCTTGAGACATTACGCCATATCGCTCGCGAAATAAACTCTATACTATTTAAATTCTTTGAAGCAAAAGGCTTAAAACTTGTTGACTTTAAGGTAGAATTTGGTATCGATAAAGACGGTAATATACTACTGGCTGATGAAATAAGCCCTGATAGCTGCCGCTTTTGGGATGCACAAACAAACGAAAAACTTGACAAAGATAGATTTAGACAAGGTATCGGCGAAGTAAAAGTCGCTTATGAAGAAGTTTTAAGAAGAATTTTATCGTAA
- a CDS encoding hydrogenase small subunit, with the protein MTENDVLVRINKRLLELSKIPRINQEGSIAKRLKEKGFSRRDFMKWAGAMSAFMALPSSFAPSIAKAAELSDRLPVIWLHMAECTGCSESLLRSDTPTIDSLIFDYISLEYHETLMAAAGHQAERNLHDAIKKYKNRYILMVEGAIPTGATEHYLTIGAEGHTGKQIAQNACENAAAIFSIGTCSSFGGIQAAHPNPSNSKALSVITSKQVINVPGCPPSEKNIVGTLLHFILFGTLPALDVYNRPKWAYGLRIHDLCERRGHFDAGEFVQSFGDEGAKQGFCLYKVGCKGPYTFNNCSRERFNSHTSWPIQAGHGCIGCSEPDFWDTMGPFEEPMADRLYNTPFGIGSDAVSDKIGVGILALTAVGIAAHAAIAAMKKGDNDE; encoded by the coding sequence ATGACCGAGAATGACGTCCTTGTAAGGATTAACAAAAGATTGCTCGAACTTTCTAAAATTCCAAGAATCAATCAAGAAGGTTCTATTGCTAAACGTTTAAAAGAAAAAGGTTTTTCTAGGCGTGATTTCATGAAGTGGGCAGGTGCGATGAGCGCATTTATGGCACTTCCTTCAAGTTTTGCGCCAAGTATTGCAAAAGCTGCCGAGCTTAGTGATAGACTGCCCGTGATTTGGCTTCATATGGCCGAGTGCACGGGCTGCTCAGAAAGCCTTCTTAGGAGTGATACTCCAACTATAGATAGTCTTATTTTTGACTATATTAGCCTTGAGTATCATGAAACTCTAATGGCCGCAGCAGGTCATCAAGCTGAAAGAAATTTGCACGATGCCATTAAAAAGTATAAAAACCGCTATATTTTGATGGTGGAGGGTGCTATCCCAACCGGAGCTACCGAACACTATCTAACGATAGGTGCCGAAGGTCATACGGGTAAGCAGATAGCTCAAAATGCCTGTGAAAATGCGGCGGCTATATTTAGTATAGGAACTTGCTCTAGTTTTGGAGGAATTCAAGCCGCACATCCAAATCCAAGCAACTCAAAAGCGCTAAGCGTTATCACTTCAAAACAAGTTATAAACGTCCCCGGCTGTCCTCCAAGTGAGAAAAATATCGTAGGAACACTGCTTCATTTTATATTATTTGGCACTCTTCCTGCTCTTGATGTTTACAACAGACCAAAATGGGCTTATGGACTTAGAATTCATGACCTTTGTGAAAGACGCGGACACTTTGATGCCGGCGAGTTTGTGCAAAGCTTTGGTGATGAAGGTGCTAAACAGGGCTTTTGTCTATACAAGGTAGGTTGTAAAGGACCATATACTTTTAATAACTGTTCACGCGAGCGCTTTAACTCTCATACATCATGGCCTATCCAGGCAGGACATGGCTGTATAGGTTGCAGTGAGCCTGACTTTTGGGATACTATGGGGCCGTTTGAAGAGCCAATGGCAGATAGATTATACAACACTCCGTTTGGTATTGGGTCTGACGCCGTAAGCGATAAAATCGGAGTTGGAATTTTAGCTCTAACAGCCGTTGGCATAGCAGCACACGCAGCAATAGCCGCTATGAAAAAAGGAGATAACGATGAGTGA
- a CDS encoding nickel-dependent hydrogenase large subunit, whose protein sequence is MSERKIVIDPITRIEGHLRVEVVVDDNNVVKEAYSGSTLWRGIEQIVKGRDPRDVGFFTQRICGVCTYSHYKAGIIAVENALGITPPLNAQLTRTLMNAALFVHDHIVHFYHLHGLDWVDVISALSADPKKASEVAFKFTDLPYACGEDKLKEVQKRVGEFAAKGNLGPFANAYFGHSTYKLSPEENLIALSHYLECLRIQRIAAQLMAIFGGKNPHPQSLTVGGVTCVMDIESPARLGEYLTKLKEIQEFVNRAYYPDLVMAAKAYANEPSVLNDIGVANLYTFKEFQIGANEWLFESGIIKNGDLSKVYDVDESLITEEATHAWYEDDKALHPYDGKTDPKYTGLIDGESIGEDGRMVHSKLFNTKGKYSWIKAPRYGGESLQVGPLANIVVNYAKGNKYVVPVVDKFLKDTGLPLSAVLSTLGRTATRMLEAKIITDNTITAFNNLIENLKTDRETCAKYSIDKNKEYKGRYMGHVPRGTLSHWCRIKDGVITNWQAVVPSTWNASPKDAKGQMGSYEACLIGLKIADVTQPLEIVRKIHSYDPCIACAVHVMDTKGAKLGEYKIDANLKG, encoded by the coding sequence ATGAGTGAAAGAAAGATTGTCATAGATCCTATAACTAGGATAGAGGGGCACTTGCGTGTAGAGGTTGTTGTTGATGATAATAACGTCGTGAAAGAGGCGTATTCTGGATCGACACTTTGGCGTGGTATAGAGCAGATAGTAAAAGGACGTGATCCCAGAGACGTTGGGTTTTTTACTCAAAGAATTTGTGGCGTTTGCACGTATTCTCACTATAAAGCAGGTATTATCGCGGTTGAAAACGCACTTGGCATAACACCTCCTTTAAATGCCCAACTAACAAGAACTCTTATGAATGCAGCGCTTTTTGTGCATGACCATATTGTTCATTTTTATCACTTGCATGGGCTTGACTGGGTTGATGTTATATCAGCTCTTAGCGCTGATCCTAAAAAAGCAAGCGAAGTTGCGTTTAAATTTACAGACCTACCGTATGCGTGCGGGGAGGATAAGCTTAAAGAAGTTCAAAAAAGAGTAGGGGAATTTGCAGCTAAAGGTAACCTTGGACCATTTGCAAATGCGTATTTTGGACATAGCACTTACAAACTAAGTCCTGAAGAAAATTTAATAGCTCTTTCGCACTATCTTGAATGCTTAAGAATTCAACGCATCGCAGCGCAACTTATGGCGATATTTGGCGGTAAAAACCCACATCCGCAAAGCTTAACCGTAGGCGGTGTAACTTGCGTTATGGATATCGAAAGCCCCGCAAGACTAGGCGAATATCTAACAAAACTAAAAGAGATTCAGGAATTTGTTAATCGTGCTTACTATCCGGACTTAGTTATGGCGGCAAAAGCCTATGCGAACGAGCCTAGCGTGCTAAATGATATCGGTGTAGCAAATCTTTACACATTTAAAGAATTTCAAATAGGCGCAAACGAGTGGTTGTTTGAAAGCGGTATCATTAAAAACGGCGATCTAAGCAAGGTTTATGATGTTGATGAGAGCCTTATAACTGAAGAAGCCACACATGCTTGGTATGAAGATGACAAAGCACTTCATCCGTATGATGGCAAAACCGATCCAAAATACACAGGTTTAATTGATGGTGAAAGTATTGGCGAAGACGGTAGGATGGTTCATTCTAAATTATTTAACACAAAAGGTAAATATAGCTGGATAAAAGCGCCTAGATACGGCGGAGAATCTCTGCAAGTAGGTCCTTTGGCAAATATCGTAGTTAATTACGCAAAAGGAAACAAATACGTAGTGCCTGTGGTGGATAAATTTTTAAAAGACACGGGACTTCCTTTAAGTGCTGTTTTATCAACACTTGGTAGAACTGCAACAAGGATGCTTGAAGCTAAAATCATAACCGATAACACTATCACGGCCTTTAATAACCTCATAGAAAATTTAAAAACCGACCGTGAGACATGTGCTAAATACTCTATAGACAAAAACAAAGAGTATAAAGGCAGATACATGGGTCATGTGCCACGCGGAACGCTAAGTCACTGGTGTCGCATAAAAGATGGCGTCATAACCAACTGGCAAGCTGTAGTTCCTAGCACATGGAACGCCTCTCCAAAAGATGCCAAAGGTCAAATGGGATCGTATGAAGCGTGTTTGATCGGTTTAAAGATAGCCGATGTTACACAGCCACTTGAGATCGTGCGTAAAATTCACTCATACGACCCTTGTATAGCTTGTGCCGTTCATGTGATGGACACAAAGGGGGCAAAACTTGGCGAGTATAAGATAGATGCAAATCTAAAAGGATAA
- the purQ gene encoding phosphoribosylformylglycinamidine synthase I yields the protein MKVAVVLFPGSNCEVDTKYAFDLLGCDTQIVWHKEDKIDADLIVLPGGFSYGDYLRTAAIAKFSPAMKAVVEHAKKGGYVLGICNGFQMLLELGLLPGAMRRNESMSFISKYQPLKVVANSNKFLSNLEVGEIVNIPVAHGEGNYFTDDKTLKEMYQNEQVLLKYCDEKGNDVNINGSIDSIAGICDKSKKIFGLMPHPERACEKILNSDDGLKMLKGLVW from the coding sequence ATGAAAGTAGCGGTAGTTTTATTTCCCGGTTCAAATTGCGAAGTAGATACAAAATACGCATTTGATCTTCTAGGCTGTGATACGCAGATCGTATGGCATAAAGAGGATAAAATCGACGCTGATTTGATTGTTTTACCCGGTGGTTTTAGCTATGGAGATTACTTAAGAACAGCAGCCATCGCTAAATTTTCTCCTGCTATGAAAGCAGTCGTAGAACACGCTAAAAAAGGCGGCTACGTGCTTGGAATCTGCAATGGATTTCAGATGTTGCTCGAGCTTGGATTATTGCCAGGCGCTATGAGACGCAACGAAAGCATGAGTTTTATATCAAAATACCAACCACTAAAAGTTGTAGCAAATTCAAATAAATTTCTATCAAATTTAGAAGTTGGAGAGATAGTAAATATCCCTGTTGCACACGGCGAAGGTAATTATTTTACAGATGATAAAACCCTAAAAGAGATGTATCAAAACGAACAGGTGTTGCTAAAGTATTGTGACGAAAAAGGCAATGACGTTAATATCAACGGCTCTATCGATAGTATAGCAGGTATTTGCGACAAGAGTAAAAAGATCTTCGGCCTTATGCCGCATCCTGAGCGCGCTTGTGAAAAAATACTTAACTCAGACGATGGTCTAAAAATGCTAAAAGGACTAGTTTGGTAA
- a CDS encoding SH3 domain-containing protein, whose product MVKFFSILLLVLNINAAQRSEPSIFDMMDGDREKTIQSTPKEDVSSATPQPPISNPDISQKLVSPQPERITPEQMRNIIPTNEPDISIPDSQIYDSVKAKDVILKAVNMPKNAIIGEIFSVDLLADTQSDFDFEFTTTVDETNIKWLNSKNLKWIKTDNGVYTTTLHMIAKSIEAKSLRVSLNLKRNNQDYQNANINIFLPRLKELRSDENFNHIVADSLEVKKFKTTKFDDINNIMVVEIVGRNIDISAFDIQNKTILKQGVDTIVGDFGLQSAYYFAVFKPNKKSLDFNYYNLSRNKFESFSLPVSVEDDDVSTQIGLNPKQSEFSAYKDITIYSFAGIFFLLALLRRKFSYFFVAAIFVALGIYTYNPFGKATLKPNVSVSILPTQNSTIFYTSLAQENVEILGDKDDYRKILFNDGKIGWVKKDDLFKN is encoded by the coding sequence TTGGTAAAATTTTTTTCAATTTTACTACTTGTTTTAAACATAAATGCGGCTCAAAGGAGTGAGCCTAGCATTTTTGATATGATGGATGGCGACAGAGAAAAGACTATCCAAAGCACACCCAAAGAAGATGTGTCCTCGGCTACACCGCAACCACCTATTTCAAATCCTGACATAAGTCAAAAATTAGTCTCACCACAGCCAGAGCGCATAACCCCGGAACAAATGCGTAATATCATACCCACAAACGAACCAGATATTAGCATACCCGACTCTCAAATTTACGATAGCGTAAAAGCAAAAGACGTCATACTTAAAGCCGTAAATATGCCTAAAAATGCCATTATTGGCGAAATTTTTAGTGTTGACTTATTAGCTGATACTCAAAGTGACTTCGACTTTGAATTTACTACAACAGTCGATGAGACTAATATAAAATGGTTGAATTCCAAAAATTTAAAATGGATAAAAACAGATAATGGCGTATATACAACTACGCTTCATATGATAGCAAAAAGTATCGAGGCAAAAAGTCTTCGCGTAAGTCTTAATCTTAAAAGAAATAACCAAGACTATCAAAATGCAAATATAAACATCTTTCTTCCAAGGCTTAAAGAGCTAAGGTCTGATGAAAATTTCAACCACATAGTTGCAGACAGCCTGGAAGTAAAGAAATTTAAAACTACTAAATTTGATGATATAAACAATATCATGGTTGTTGAAATAGTAGGTAGAAATATCGACATAAGCGCCTTTGATATACAAAATAAAACCATTTTAAAGCAAGGCGTAGATACTATAGTTGGCGACTTTGGGCTTCAAAGTGCGTATTATTTTGCCGTATTTAAACCTAACAAAAAAAGTCTTGACTTCAACTACTATAACTTAAGTAGAAATAAATTCGAGAGCTTTTCTTTGCCTGTTAGTGTTGAGGATGACGATGTAAGCACTCAGATCGGGCTTAATCCAAAACAAAGCGAATTTAGCGCTTATAAAGATATTACCATTTATTCGTTTGCCGGGATATTTTTCCTTCTTGCCCTTTTAAGAAGAAAATTTAGTTATTTTTTCGTTGCGGCTATCTTTGTGGCGCTTGGAATTTATACTTACAATCCTTTTGGCAAAGCAACACTAAAACCAAACGTAAGCGTGAGTATTTTGCCTACGCAAAACTCGACTATATTCTACACTTCGCTTGCTCAAGAAAATGTTGAAATTTTAGGAGATAAAGATGACTACCGTAAAATTTTATTTAACGACGGAAAGATAGGCTGGGTAAAAAAAGATGATCTTTTCAAGAATTAA
- a CDS encoding ATP-dependent Clp protease ATP-binding subunit, with amino-acid sequence MSNITENLTAQMTSALESAASLAIHSKNSQVVPLHLFWGLVTDSGSILNQVFNKMSISKEAVELEIKSIISSLPTSSNVSRENIQISRDMINSLESAKGLMTSLGDSFVAVDTWIMANLDVEPIKGILSKFCDILEIKKNLEAIRAGRKIDTQTSDETLDSLEKYGVDLCKKALEGALDPVIGRDEEITRMMQILIRKSKNNPILLGEPGVGKTAIVEGLAQKIVAKDVPVSLQNKRVIALDMSALIAGAKYRGEFEDRLKAVIEEVKKAENIILFIDEIHTIVGAGASEGSMDAANILKPALARGELHAVGATTLKEYRKYFEKDAALQRRFQPIDVKEPSVNEALQILRGIKARLEVHHSVTITDSALVAAAKLSDRYISNRFLPDKAIDLIDEAAAELKMQIESEPYELAHVKREISTLAVEKEALKMEDEAKNSARLEQIEKEIANLNEQKQSLDIKFENEKAVFNGISNAKKQIDSLKNEAEIARRNGEFQKAAEIEYGKILEETNKQKELESKWESMKKEGVLLKNQVDEELVAGILSKWTGIAVSKMLASEKQKYLQIEGHLQKSVIGQDAALHALSRAIKRNKAGLNEGSRPIGSFLFLGPTGVGKTQSAKALAKFLFDDEKALIRFDMSEYMEKHSVSRLLGAPPGYVGYDEGGQLTEAVRRRPYSVILFDEIEKAHKDVFNILLGILDDGRATDNKGVTVDFKNTIIILTSNIASNFIMDLEGEEREKAVKNELKNYFKPEFLNRLDDMIIFNPLTEDGLVSIVQIMFKEFQNRLGERDIKANLDISAAKFIASAGFDPVYGARPLRRALYELVEDNVAEMILKDELESGDEIEISANANEILITKK; translated from the coding sequence ATGTCTAACATAACAGAGAATTTGACAGCACAAATGACAAGCGCTTTAGAAAGTGCCGCGTCTTTAGCTATACATTCTAAAAATTCACAGGTTGTGCCACTGCATCTTTTTTGGGGATTGGTTACGGATAGTGGTTCGATCTTAAACCAAGTTTTTAACAAAATGTCTATCTCAAAAGAAGCCGTGGAGCTTGAGATAAAAAGCATTATTTCATCATTGCCTACAAGCTCAAACGTAAGCCGTGAAAATATCCAAATTTCACGTGATATGATAAACTCTCTTGAGAGTGCAAAAGGGCTTATGACTAGCCTTGGAGATAGCTTTGTGGCAGTAGATACGTGGATAATGGCAAATTTAGACGTTGAACCGATCAAAGGAATTTTGTCTAAATTTTGCGATATTTTAGAGATAAAGAAAAATTTAGAAGCCATTCGTGCAGGTCGCAAGATAGATACCCAAACTAGTGACGAAACACTTGATAGTTTAGAAAAATACGGGGTTGATCTTTGCAAGAAAGCTCTTGAGGGCGCACTTGATCCGGTTATCGGTCGTGATGAAGAAATAACAAGGATGATGCAAATTTTAATAAGAAAAAGCAAAAACAACCCTATCTTACTTGGTGAGCCGGGTGTTGGTAAAACGGCAATAGTTGAGGGCTTAGCTCAAAAGATAGTCGCTAAAGACGTGCCTGTAAGTTTGCAAAACAAACGCGTGATAGCTCTTGATATGAGTGCGTTAATCGCCGGTGCAAAATACCGCGGCGAATTTGAAGATAGATTAAAAGCCGTTATAGAAGAGGTTAAAAAGGCTGAAAACATCATACTTTTTATCGATGAAATTCACACCATCGTAGGAGCTGGTGCAAGCGAGGGTAGTATGGATGCGGCAAATATCCTAAAACCGGCTTTAGCGCGTGGTGAACTTCACGCAGTTGGTGCAACTACGCTAAAAGAGTATCGTAAGTATTTTGAAAAAGATGCGGCGTTACAACGTCGTTTTCAACCTATCGACGTAAAAGAGCCAAGTGTAAATGAGGCCTTACAAATTTTAAGAGGTATAAAAGCTAGACTTGAAGTCCATCATAGCGTAACCATAACAGATAGTGCGCTTGTGGCAGCTGCAAAGTTGAGTGATCGCTATATATCAAACCGATTTTTGCCTGATAAAGCCATCGACCTTATAGATGAAGCAGCAGCTGAGCTAAAAATGCAAATAGAAAGCGAACCATACGAACTAGCACATGTAAAGCGTGAAATTTCAACTCTTGCCGTTGAAAAAGAAGCATTAAAAATGGAAGATGAGGCTAAAAATTCGGCTCGTTTGGAGCAGATAGAAAAAGAGATCGCAAATTTAAACGAGCAAAAACAAAGTTTAGATATAAAATTTGAAAATGAAAAGGCTGTGTTTAACGGAATTTCAAATGCTAAAAAACAGATCGATAGTCTAAAAAATGAAGCTGAGATCGCAAGACGAAACGGAGAATTTCAAAAAGCAGCCGAGATAGAATACGGCAAAATTTTAGAGGAAACAAACAAGCAAAAAGAGCTTGAAAGCAAATGGGAAAGCATGAAAAAAGAGGGCGTGCTTCTTAAAAATCAAGTAGACGAAGAGCTTGTTGCTGGAATTTTGAGCAAATGGACAGGCATAGCTGTTTCAAAAATGTTAGCTAGCGAAAAACAAAAATATCTACAAATAGAAGGGCATTTGCAAAAAAGCGTTATAGGTCAAGACGCTGCCTTGCACGCGCTTTCACGTGCCATAAAACGTAACAAAGCAGGGCTAAATGAAGGTTCAAGACCTATTGGGTCGTTCTTGTTTTTAGGTCCTACGGGAGTTGGTAAAACGCAGTCGGCAAAGGCACTTGCTAAATTTTTGTTTGACGATGAAAAGGCGCTTATACGTTTTGACATGAGCGAATACATGGAAAAGCATAGCGTCTCAAGGCTACTTGGCGCACCTCCCGGATATGTTGGATACGACGAGGGCGGGCAACTAACAGAAGCGGTTAGACGTCGTCCTTATAGCGTGATCTTGTTTGATGAGATAGAAAAGGCCCATAAAGATGTGTTTAATATCTTGCTTGGGATATTAGACGATGGGCGAGCAACCGATAACAAAGGTGTTACGGTGGATTTTAAAAATACTATCATTATCTTAACCTCAAATATCGCTTCAAATTTTATCATGGATCTTGAGGGAGAAGAGCGAGAAAAAGCCGTTAAAAACGAGCTTAAAAACTACTTTAAACCTGAATTTTTAAATCGCCTAGATGATATGATAATTTTTAATCCGCTAACTGAAGATGGGCTTGTAAGTATCGTGCAAATCATGTTTAAAGAATTTCAAAACAGACTTGGCGAGCGCGATATAAAAGCAAATTTGGATATAAGTGCGGCTAAATTTATCGCAAGTGCCGGTTTTGACCCGGTTTATGGCGCTAGACCGCTAAGACGCGCACTGTATGAGCTTGTTGAGGATAATGTTGCCGAAATGATACTCAAAGACGAGCTTGAAAGTGGCGATGAGATAGAAATTTCAGCAAATGCAAATGAAATTTTAATCACCAAGAAATAG
- a CDS encoding S41 family peptidase: protein MNKKFISLLLSSALLATSLTAKSDDDASIRIEALSKLTKTISTVEKYYVDDIKFKELIDKTISGLMQNLDAHSGFLNEKAFKDMQVQTNGEFGGLGITVGIKDSALTVISPIEDTPADRAGIKAGDIILRIDGNATIGTTIDEAVNKMRGKPKTPITITIVRKGEQKPFDVKIIRDIIKVESVYARMIEKENILYLRITNFDKNVVSKASEFLKKYPKVDGVIMDLRNNPGGLLNQAVGLVDLFVDKGIIVSQKGRDSNENAEYKASSSTTLSRLPLAILVNGGSASASEIVSGAFQDHKRGVVVGENTFGKGSVQVILPIDDTEALRLTIARYYLPSGRTIQAVGVTPDIVVYPGKVPQSENSAFAIKESELKAHLQSELDKIDASAEANKTEAKDDKTIISQKKIDEDLQLKTAIDVVKVLKIKQ, encoded by the coding sequence TTGAATAAAAAATTCATCTCACTTTTACTTTCTTCAGCACTTTTAGCAACTTCACTGACGGCTAAAAGCGATGATGATGCAAGTATTAGGATCGAAGCGCTTTCAAAACTAACAAAAACTATATCCACCGTTGAAAAATACTATGTTGATGATATAAAATTTAAAGAACTTATCGATAAAACCATAAGCGGTCTTATGCAAAATTTAGATGCACATTCGGGCTTTTTAAATGAAAAAGCTTTTAAGGATATGCAAGTCCAAACAAACGGCGAATTTGGCGGACTTGGCATAACTGTTGGTATAAAAGATAGCGCACTAACCGTTATCTCTCCTATCGAAGATACTCCGGCAGATAGAGCCGGTATAAAAGCAGGAGATATAATCCTGCGAATAGACGGCAATGCAACCATTGGAACAACGATAGATGAAGCCGTAAATAAAATGCGCGGTAAACCAAAAACTCCAATAACCATAACAATCGTAAGAAAAGGCGAGCAAAAGCCATTTGACGTAAAAATCATACGCGACATAATAAAAGTAGAGTCCGTATATGCTCGCATGATAGAAAAAGAAAACATCTTATATCTTAGGATAACAAATTTCGACAAAAACGTAGTCAGTAAAGCAAGCGAATTTCTTAAGAAATACCCTAAAGTAGACGGGGTTATAATGGATCTAAGAAATAATCCGGGCGGACTACTAAATCAAGCTGTCGGGCTAGTAGATCTTTTTGTAGATAAAGGCATCATAGTATCTCAAAAAGGTCGCGATAGTAATGAAAATGCCGAGTATAAAGCAAGCTCTAGTACCACGCTAAGCAGACTTCCTTTGGCCATTTTAGTAAACGGCGGTAGCGCAAGTGCTAGCGAGATAGTTAGTGGTGCGTTTCAAGATCACAAACGTGGTGTAGTAGTAGGAGAGAACACCTTTGGTAAGGGCAGCGTTCAAGTCATACTACCTATCGACGACACTGAAGCTCTTAGACTTACTATCGCTCGATATTATCTTCCAAGTGGCAGGACTATACAAGCAGTCGGTGTTACGCCTGATATAGTAGTCTATCCAGGTAAAGTACCGCAAAGCGAAAATAGTGCATTTGCAATAAAAGAAAGTGAGCTAAAAGCGCATTTACAAAGTGAATTAGATAAAATAGACGCAAGTGCCGAAGCAAATAAAACAGAAGCAAAAGATGATAAAACGATAATTTCTCAGAAAAAAATTGATGAAGATTTACAGTTAAAAACAGCCATTGACGTAGTAAAAGTTTTAAAAATAAAACAATAA
- a CDS encoding lysophospholipid acyltransferase family protein, with product MIFSRIKAFFYLLQFLLSVSVVVFLMWVFNESNRAIRRAWAKLQRICGLYSLELEGEFSDEANILLINHQSMLDIIVLEELHPKNLCWIAKAQIGKIPIIGKILSLPKMISVERESKHSLIKLLKDAEDRVKNGRVLAIFPEGTRSYSGKLLPFKGGAKIITEKLNLKVQPIVIIGTDILNVKKFSFKNGNIKVICLDTIDTSDKEWLENTRSKMQAVLDKERANLNA from the coding sequence ATGATCTTTTCAAGAATTAAAGCCTTTTTTTATCTACTTCAATTCCTGCTTAGCGTTTCAGTTGTTGTATTTTTAATGTGGGTATTTAACGAAAGCAACCGTGCTATCAGACGAGCTTGGGCGAAATTGCAAAGAATTTGCGGACTTTATAGCTTAGAACTCGAAGGCGAATTTAGCGACGAAGCAAATATCTTACTTATAAACCATCAAAGCATGCTAGATATTATCGTTTTAGAAGAGCTTCATCCCAAAAACCTCTGCTGGATAGCAAAAGCTCAAATCGGTAAAATACCAATAATCGGTAAAATTTTAAGCCTGCCAAAGATGATATCCGTGGAACGCGAGAGCAAACACTCCCTCATAAAGCTGCTAAAAGATGCAGAAGATAGAGTAAAAAATGGTCGTGTTTTGGCGATATTTCCAGAAGGCACAAGGTCGTATTCTGGTAAGTTACTACCATTTAAAGGCGGCGCAAAGATAATAACCGAAAAGCTAAATTTAAAAGTCCAACCTATCGTAATAATAGGCACAGATATCCTAAATGTTAAAAAATTTAGCTTTAAAAACGGCAACATAAAAGTTATCTGTCTAGACACCATTGACACAAGCGACAAAGAGTGGCTTGAAAATACACGCTCAAAAATGCAAGCCGTACTTGATAAAGAGCGTGCAAATTTAAATGCTTAA